The Populus alba chromosome 6, ASM523922v2, whole genome shotgun sequence genomic interval ctcaatcaaaaaaatacaagggataaaattaagagaaaaaaaataaaaaatgatctaaaacaaaacaaataataattaaaaaaaatagagaaaaaattcagcataaaaaataaatcaaggtcAAACACGaagggatggaattgaaaacaCAATTCAATTacgaaaaggataaaaatgaaataaataagaattaagataacaatgaaataaattccaactcgatttttttaaaagtaaacatAACAAATTTTTGTCAAGTTAGCATctcatgtttatatttaatcacttaacttaatatgattttataataaatatattttaaaaaagtcaaatttaacaaaaacaaaaaaaggacaTAAGATAACGCGAGTCATTATCAACATTAgtgaaaaatcctataaaaagaaaaaaattacggATTTTGATCTCCAATTGAATATATGTTgagggatgaaaaaaaaaacaagagcttaaaaaaagaaggaataataataataataataataaaaaaaaaaagcaaactcaAGTAAATCATCTAAATCTGGGTTAATATCTCAAACTCATTGCTTGTTAAATCTCAACCCAAACTTTATTAAGAagctcaatttttaataaatttaatgttgatgtatgaaatttaaaaaaatatatcaatttaaaaagattccaggaaaaaattaaaataataaaaaaatatagatcaaatttgatatgaaaaaaataaaaaaggcttaAATAGccaaacaaaaccaattttaaaaattattataaaaaaaatagtaattaaaaataactacgGCCAAACTAAACCATTGAAAAAGagtagaaattgaaaaaaatatattttaattttataaattatttaaaataaaacaaatattaattaaaaaaatcaatcaaatataaaggaaaaatcaaTTGGATGGCTAATAATCAACGAGGggagagaagggaaaaaaaaagaaagacagtGGATGTCAAATCGAAGTCCCTCCAACAATACACATAGTCCCATCACAACTGTAAAAATCGTATGAATTGAAAGTCTCGTGCaccaattaattgtttttaaaatcatatatttataaaagcACTAAATTGTCATTGACCAAccttataataacaataaaatcaattcaaaaggatgaaaaaaccCTTGAAAGCTAGCCTTACAATTTTCATCTTTAAGGGCACCAAGGTCaatttactatataaaaaagaaagaattatatCAAAGCCCTTTTCAACcagctagggtttttttttaaggacatttatattgttttatcatGCTAAAAATTACGAAGAGACCCTTTCAATCCTTATCAATTCCACATTTAATGTTAGGCGCTTCCtatgaaaaaactattttactcTTGAAGATTAGTTCAGTTAGTTTTTGTTTGAAGAGCAAAAATATCATTGCAGTGTTCCAATTCAGCAATGAATCTTATCTCACGATATTTTTCATatgccttttagtttttattttagtgttttttttttaatatctcaaGCACTATTTACAAGTTGACAATACTGTACACACAAGTCGCTtctctgaaaaaataaaaaacacttattttatccttttattttctacatGTTTCTTactttatcaaacaaaattaaatattaatttaagtattaAAGGAATCTATTATTTTACCAAGAATTTATTTTACGAGTATAACTCAACTCATAACTCATCAATTTggaaaattcaatatttttccatGACTTCATCGCTgctataaaacaataaattacatTCAAAATGGGATGTAATTTGTATCCGATTCCACTTTTCatcttattatttaaaagatacAGCACCTCACACTCTCAGAATTCAGTTCATCACACTTTCTTTCAACTGTTTTGCAACTTGCCATGGACTtcgatttcattttatttttgcagtTTAAGGGTATCATAGCCAGTTTCTTTGACATTTGACCATCGAAGCTAACAATGACCTTCATTTTTCTGTGCACTTTAAAATTCCAAGACCTTGCATTGCGCTGCACTACGCAAACAACATCGTTAAAAATGACTGGAGACTTTTTAGATGACAACTCATGATacaatttaagatttaattattgttcttaGAGGGAAAAAACGAAGATAATCAAGATAAAAAGGTatattattctgtttttttttatattttaaaaatacaaaatttactttaaaccgaacttcaaatatatttatatcttaatcTTTTGCACTTGCTTAACTtataaacaaaaacagagaaactTCAATGGCAGGAAAGAAATAGGATAACCAAGAGTAAAGAACAAACAATTCAttatttccaagaaagaaagggTTGGCTGGCGTTAAAGAATTTTTATGATGAGTTGAATCCATCCGTTGTAATGGAAATCACAcacacaattttttatttttattttgttacatGCGCACTGAtgaatttctattttctattgcatattttttttgggaagAAAAACTCCAACAAGGAACAGTGGTGAGTTGGACATGTGTCCAGCTAGGAAGACAGAATCATCAGTGGTCACAGAAGCGGCAGTTGAAAAGACAAGGAATCGAAGTGTGTGTAATAAATAATCGATTCTAATAACTCAATCACATGTTGAATTGCCACGTTTTAAATTCCTCAAACCACAGTAATCACTAACTATGGTCGGCTCTTATTTTATTACAACTTGGGTCAGGTCAAGGATAACTAGAAAGTAGCTGGTTTGTTTCTCCCCATTTTCACTTGAAATTTCTTTgtacaaaaacaagaaattgaaatgagttttgttGCCTCTGATCTGGTTCCAATGGGGGGTCAATCTAATTCTTGCAAGGAAATGAAGCCACAAGAGGATATTGAAGTGAAAAAGGAGCAAGAGGTTACCAATGGTTGTGGTGAAAATATGGTATCTTGCAAGGAAGGTGCTGATTTGTCGGAGAAAAAAGGAGTCCATCCTCTTTGGACACCTGGTTCCAGGTACGAGTCTACTTTCCTTTTATTAACCAGAAAATTTTCTGTTTTTGCTGAgaaaaaagtctttttttttttttggttacctTGTAAACGAAACAAAGGGAAAAGAGAAGCTGAGATCTGTTTTATTTGTAAAGAAGTGTTGGGTATGAAAATTAAAAGCTAATTCGTGAAGGCCTGATGTTAGCTTAAATTCTGCTGTGTTGTGATGCTTGAATGTAATTGAATCTTGGGGATTTGTTAGGTTATGTTTTTTGGAGTTTCAGAAGAGGAAAGAACCTGCTGTATGTGTTCATAAATGGTGCTCTTGTTTCGCTAAATTGTTCTATTATTTAAGGATCTGAAAGTTCTCCTTTGATTAAATTATTGTAGCACAAGAAAGGTGTGTAATACAGGAGTAACGTAGAAAGAGAAATGTTGAAACTTCACCAGCAATTAGAGCGGGAAGCGACACAACTGATTGTACAAGTTACACTCATACTTAATCAAATCCTTTGTGTTCTCTGTTGTCAGAGTGGGAAAGTTTAGATGAGTGTGCTTTCACTCATGGTAGGATTTTGTGGATGCTACCAAGTTACAAGTAACATAACTACATATCTTGAAAGCAGTGAAGAGTTATTGCAAGACTTGAAAAGATTTCTCTCGTTACTGCCTTCTCGTATCTCTTTTTGACATAAAATTTTTGTGCTTAAAAATCCTACCTTTATGGAATAGAAGTATTTGTTTGCTTAAAAGCTTACCCATATGAAAAGAAGTTATGAAAAGACTTCTACTTAATTGCTTATTTTGGTCTGGGTTAAGGCTTGTTTGGTCGTGGACCCCTTGAATGAGAAGCGGGTGAAAGTTGCCTTAATGTCACATGTGGCGAACACATGCAGTATCAGTCTGTCAATGCTAATTGTAGGTCTATTCGCAAGGCAATGCTAGCTggcctttccttttccttttctgttcaGTTATTAGGCTTGAGGATGCTACCGGATCCTTTTTTGCCTTCTCCTAAATCATCTTGTCTGATTAACATGATTTTGAATAAATGTCAGATCAAGTGGCAACTAAGAGTAATCACCGTATTCTTTTCAAGTAGAAATGTGTAAGCTTCTTATCAGCCAGAAAAATTGATACATTATGCAGTCATTTAAGCTCTAtgacttttttttgttctgtgATAGAGTACGTCTTAAGTTGCAGAACTGTCAAGTTTGATTTTGATGGTAGCTGGAAGTCCTATcttgtgatttattttggtaGCTCAGATTGTTTGGAtcaaatgatttgtttgatccACAGTAATTTGGTTTAGTTGAACTCCCACTTGTTTTGCAATTAGTATGGTTAGTGAACCCAGGagattataaaaatgatttagagTTGTCAAGTTTAATTCTGAAGGTGGTTGAAGGTCCAATTTTGGGAGTCGGCAATTGTTAGGAGGATTCTTTGCTTAATCTAGATTAATTCGTTGATCAGTTGAAAACTTTGCTCACTTACGTTTTGACACCAACTTTCTCATATCCAGGGCAGGGGGTAACCATCTTTCTAATATCCAGGGGGTATTCACCTTACAAGCTTGGCCATGGAGACATTAGCTTTGAAGAGTGGTACTCAAGTAATAGGAACAAAATAAATGAGTAGTGACATGGGGGCAAAATGATAAAAGATTTGATATCATAGTATCTTTTAAGATAAAatagaaattagaaagaaagagagggatTTGTGTAGTTAACCGAACTAATTTGAATTGTTGCTGCTACTTGCATCAaagttgtaaatattttatctgtATTCTATTATATCTCTGCATCCTCTCATTTCACCTTGTTCTCTTTTTCCTTAAGCCTCTCCACCCCTGTGAAAACGTTTATTGCGTGATCATCTTACTCTTCTTTAATAGATATACTTCctacattattaattaaaatattttgcttaTAGAAGTTATTTAAGTGGTAGATGCATGCCAGACAAGTTCAATATAATGTAATGACTTATCTTTGGTTTCTTAAGGCCCACAGCTATGGCAACTTCCGGACCAAATGCCACCATTCCTACTCCGGATCAGCTTACCATCTTCTATGGTGGAAGTGTTGTCGTGTTTGATGCAATTCCTGCAGAAAAGGTTTTCCCTCACTTAAACTTCCAAGACTTTAATAAATATCTACATGGGAGATTTCATTCTAACTCTCAATCGTGTCCATTTAGGTCCAGGAAATTATGcttattgctgctgctgctgctgctgtcaAACCTGTTGACATAAAGAAAAGTGGGTCTCCTGATGGTACACCAGTTCTTACAAGGTCTCCTTCAATGCAAAGTACTGCTGCCCCACATGCCCAATCCTATAGTCGTCAGAATTCCTTTTGCAGAATGCAAGCTGGTAATGGTTAGAGAACATGACTGAAATGCAGTTAGCGTTTGATTTCAAATATTTGATTGCTCTTTCTCTTCTATGAAATCAGATATAACTTAATGATTCTCATTTTAATTCCATTTTTTTGGTCAAGAATTACCTATTGCTAGGAGACATTCTCTGCAGCGATTCTTCGAGAAGCGTCGGGACAGGTATCTGTTTTGCATTTTGGGATTCTCTGTCTTATCTCTTATACTTTAAAACAACATATACACACGTAACTTCATGATTTGTGTTATTGCATCTAAGTTACCATGCTCCTATGTGTTTAATGGTTACATGATGCATAAACATATCATCTGGGCTGCCTggaccttttcttttactttgtgAACTGCAGGCTGGTGAGCAAAAGCCCGTATCCCACTTCACCGGAAGGAAAAGAGGCAGACACCACAAAGCCTGGTATTAGTGCTGCACCGTCACCAGATGCAGGTTGCTTTGGAAAATCTCTTGCATCAGACGAACTCCAACCAATGATTGCTTCCAACCTTGCTTGACCAATGCTAAAGGCGTCTCATGTATCATGGAAAACTGTTGTTATATTAGGTTCTTAACCTTATTGTATTGCTCGTGCAAGATGTCAAGCGCAGTGGTGGTGAAGATTTTTAGGTTACTTTTGGATGCATTGGACAACATGTACAATTTCTCATTGAAACTAGTGGGATTTTGTTCACTTGTCTGCCCCTTGCAGCCAGAGGCACTTGTAATATCTTCTGAACCAGCGCCTTTTGGGCGATTACTTGTGTTCTTATGAACCGTGGAAAACAAATGACAAACATTTGACGTGTATGTGGTTTGCTTGTTAATGGAACCTCTCTAGTGTTGTGCTGGCCATTGTAAGACTTCTTTAAGAAATTACTTGCTGTGATGCTGTTTTGCTAGATCTTTAATTgtgatttatatattaaaagaataatttttttatttttaaaaaattatttttgatattagtatatgaaaaaaatgctaaaaatatattaatttaaagaacaaaaattaaattaaattaaattttttaaaaatcatttttaaaatgtaaaaataaatagtatacTAGTCATGCGGTTGTGAACTCATGGATAATTGAACAAGATGAGTCCATAATCCAATTTCGTGCACTTTCTCCTTCAAACTGTTGACTTTTCTtcattttgcttttgcttttgctttgttATGGCTTCTAGGTTTCCATTCAAGCTTTTTTCCaccctttaattattttatgattaattagGTGCATGACAATTAATGTCTCATAATGGagtgctttttttattattatatatatatatatatatatatatatatatatatattataagtgCGTTCTTTCCTCTTTTTATTAAACGTTTTATTTTATGACTTGCATCACAAAACGCTAAAATTTTATGGATTCGTTGCATACTAGTTATGAACTTATTGCTAATGGCTTATGTAAAAATTTccaattttatatcattatttgttctaataaatatcttaatttcatattaaattaaattaaaaagaatctaCAAGTTTTGTTGAATTCACGGAATAATCTTTTATCACATAACAATGATCACTCGGATGgtgttcattctttttttttggcatttttttaattcatttttttttaattgcatcaaCTTCCAATTGGATTAAATTGGATTTTGGGCtcataattcatttttaattgttttccatAAGGGTTTCGAAGGTTTTCCAGTGTTAAATTAATGTCTAATTTGACAATATAGGTTTTAATTTTGCTagttgctaaaattgagttttcaaggattattattatttttttaaaaacatttaggtTATTGTGTGTCAGcaccttttctaaaaaaacttgCCTTATGAGtttttacaatttctttttggtCCCTTTACTTTTTGAGTTatgtgttttaatttaaaactttattttttttcacatatcaCTTAATGGGtttgagaaaagagaaagagaatcaccaaaaaaataatgaaagaaaaataaaacatttggtTTTGCCACATTCCAGCAAAGAAAGAGGTATCTTTTGGTGTTAATCTTCTTGATAGGATTTCAATGATAGTGACGTTTTCAtataaacatgaagaaaaaatagattggggtcatttagttttttttttttttttaattcaattgatTCTGGCtttgtgattgattttaaagtgtttagAGAGTGAAAATGAGTTTATCAAGATTTTGAGAgtgttttttatgcatttttagataaaaacaagtagaaaaatggatttttgttcGACCCTAATTTTCCAAACTCCATgcgtttattgttttttaaaagataggGGACATGTTATTAACCTAtctccaaaataaaaaacaacagaaaaaaaaaatcaatctagatGCCCTAGGCTTTTGGGTTACTTGTGAGGTGTGTGGACCTAGCAAGTTAGGCATTACGACGCTtagtctctctttctctctctctttttcttataaattttaattaaaactatcctttttttaatgtattttttagttgacattatttatttagttaagaTTTCAGAagacaaagttattaaacccagtAAGGAATACAACCTAGTTTGACTCGAGTCTATCCAAGatatcattgttttgatttttttatagagaaaatgttaaattaatgtcattttaatctttttataaaaaaaaatagactatgtTTTGGCCAGTCAGTTGAATCAATCGGACTACACTTATAAACCCAAGTCATATTAGGTCACCTTCTATACAATTTCATTTGAAACCCAAGTCCACCTAGGATTTCTTCgtgttaatatttataaaaaaataaaacaatgacaCTTGGAGTTTTTTTAGCCGATCGGGTCATGGTTGGACCATCAAAATTGACGGGGTCATATTAGGTCACCTTCCATACAATTTCATTTGAAACCCAAGTTAAGGAAACGACTCAAGAGATCTCAAAGTTTACCCACCTGACcaaactgagtttaataacattgtGAAAGAGTTCCCAACAACAACACAAAGATGATGcattattcttattcttttttgatACATCTGTGTTAATGTTATgaaaatgctatttttttaattaaaactttcttttatgATCATGATAAAATGttgtctaaaaaataaatattttgacaaaattacTGGAAAAAATTGAGCATGttaataagataattttttttttaattagacatataccttttttatctttgtgtGAAGAGtccaatatttttattggttttgttgtcttgattttttgttttgggtttcgAATGTTTCTGGGATTTTTCTTACCTTgaagtgtttttatttcttaaaatgttGTATGAAATTGGAAGTTTCAAGTTATCtgtattgtttgttttcttgttggTATTGTCTCCCTTTGTATCTATCAAGTCATCTTTTTTCTCTGTTGGAtgtaattttataatgtttatcGGTTTTCAAAGCACAAAAATCTATCCAAACTAAGTTAAATCAATTTAGTTCGAATTGATTTTTACTTTGGTATGgattaaatctttaaaaaccAACAACTCccagtttagtttattttttcgaTCAAAACTGGACTGTGAATCCctctaattaataataaaaaaaaagttatactagaaaattattttatttcaatgaaaattaagttattgcttttatatatatatatatatatataaccttatcaccatgtaaataaataaataaataaaactttgaagGCTCCTTTTAGAACTAGATCATGTGTGTTTTGATCTACGGCTCTCAAAATAGTATTATGATAATGTTGATATTTATTCTAGCATGAACCTTAGTcaattttgttaaatatatacttcaattttttaattcataatcatgttttttttttctactcaaAAACACATGATAACATGCAAAACGAAGCACTGCCAGCAAACTAGTACATTCTAGTTAATTTCGGAGACGGATAGTAGTGAGACCTTTCCAGAGGACGGCTCTGATGTCTACAGAAAAGGGCAGCAGGAGTAACGGGGCCTACTTTCTGCCAGGTGGCTTTCCTACAGGTTGAATTTGCAAAGCAATTTCCAATACTTGAGGAGCTTCAAGTTGATTACAGTATAGAAAAATAGCTGCGTTATCCATTCGTAAAATACAGAAGCTCGGTATTCTAGACAAAAACTTGTACATGCCAAAACATTCATTTGATGACGAGCCCAGAAAGAAAAACTAGACAGATTGACGTTAGTTACCCTATGAAACAGGGAAATGGAGAACTTGGCCGTGACCTCCATGGTTTCTCCTCTTTGCAAAAGGGTGCCAAAATAGGGAACACAGGAAAAACAGAAGAAGCTAGAGAAGAAGACCTCGTCCTCTTATAGACACCGAGGAAGATAGGGCAAAAGGTAGATTATTGGCGTGGTTATTTCCTTTGGTAATCAAACAAACTTTGTAACGAGTGGGAGAAAGAGCTTCAAATTGCAAGCTTTACTAATCCTGTATGAATTGGCTACTGGCTAAAACAGCAACGAAGTTTTATCACCTTAAGCCTAATCCTACAGAGTAAAATGCAAAGATAACGGGGGGCGAACAATAGATGGAGTCTGATGCCTACAAAAAAGGGGCCACCGGAGCAACCGGTTCTTGTTCCTGCTCATTGGCTTTACAAGTTGGAAGTTACTAAGCAATTTCCAGTGCTTCATGCCGTAAGGATAAATAAGATATCTCTAAGAGATTAAAGTTACATTATAGAGAAATGGTCGCATGATTTATTCATAAAAAGTTCCAAAAAAACACTCCACATTCTAAAACAGAAACTTGTACATGACAAAGACAGGTCCAAAAGGAAGAACAAGACATCGACACCACTTACACTATgaaacagccaaatatcaaaccAGACCACTGACCATACGGCTCATTGTTAGAACTAGCTAGCTCATTTCAATGCATACTCCGAAGGATTCCATGGAGGTAGCCACCAGTCATTATGAATGACACAAGAGACACCACACCAGCAGGAAAAATCTTCCTGGACTTTAAAAAACGGGAGCCCATCACTCCCATAAGTGCAGCAGATATACCTGAAAATATGGAGATGTCAAAGCtattaaatctataaaaaaaggtTACAACTTAATGGCTAGATGGCAAGCGCAAAGCAAAACACTGGTTTTGGCTATTTGCATTAAAAAGTAAAGAGATTCTTACAAGCTAATCACTTTCTATAGCTATCCACATTGATGCAGCCCGCTTATAATCAAGATTCAAATGCCATTTATGGAGACTCAAATTCAGGAACTCCCAGTCATAATCACCATAATGCTAGAATGTGTTAACATGAATTGATCACTCATGAGTCAATTCATCAAGGCTGAGATGCAAGATTCAGATGGTATGATAGAAACCATTAGTCATTAGCAGAATCACAATGAATTCAATATTCTCATCAGAAATCAAATTTCATAACACTGCTGATGAGAGAATCTTAAATACTCCATTGAcaacaataaaaagattttttttagaaaaaaaaaaaatacaaacaccaGGCACTAGCCAGGTGCTGCCCTTTAACGCACAAGTGTAACTAAAATCATAGCAGAAACTTAAACCATGTTTTTGACAACATAaaagcaacaaaacaaaaacaacaaccacAATCACTTACCAAGCCCTATTGATGATGCATAAACCGGATTCGCAGGAAGCTGTGAGTAAACATAATACAGAACCGAGGCAGAAATTCCTCCAGCCAACAGCGATTTCTGGCTACCACTCTTCATATATCCCATAGCACCACCGACTGTTACAATAATCAACCACACCACAATCAGATAAAAATCACTACCCAGCTAAAACCAGCGCAGTTACAACTCAGCTAGAACCAGATTATCCATCAATATAGTTTACTACCCATTTATTCAATTCCTACAAgactaaaaaagaataaaactttttttgaaactgaaaaaagagagaagatatttaCTTCCAACAAGAGCAGCATAGCCAAGGGTCAATTTTTGAGACATGGACAAAGCCATTTTCTTTTCACTTCCACTCTCGTCTGGCGATCCTCCTTCTCCTTCGTTTTTACCACCACCACCGTCGCCGCCTCCGCCTCCGCCTCCGCCGCCAATATCTTTGTAACCGTCGCTGCCTCCTCCTCCGGTGTCTAATTCGATCTCGATTCCTTCAGTTGACAGGTCAACGTTATCATTTATGATAGTACTGGAGGAAGACGAGGTGGCTTCGGAATAGGAAGAGACAGCTTTAGAAGCGAAAATGGAACTGTGCAGCTTGGGATTCGGGGAAGAAAAGAGTGAAGTTGTGGGCTGGTGAAGGCGAAGCAGGGATGTTGATGGAGGTGCGAGTGTATGGAATCCAAATTTGGAAGGTTGGAGAAGAAGGGAAGACTGTGATGCTGCAACTACACCACCACCTAAAAACGCAATTTCGGCCATTTGGATCGATTTCACTTGCTCTACTTCGGTTTGGTCCTTTTTCACAATTCTTTGCATGGGAGTGG includes:
- the LOC118030619 gene encoding protein TIFY 3B; this encodes MSFVASDLVPMGGQSNSCKEMKPQEDIEVKKEQEVTNGCGENMVSCKEGADLSEKKGVHPLWTPGSRPTAMATSGPNATIPTPDQLTIFYGGSVVVFDAIPAEKVQEIMLIAAAAAAVKPVDIKKSGSPDGTPVLTRSPSMQSTAAPHAQSYSRQNSFCRMQAELPIARRHSLQRFFEKRRDRLVSKSPYPTSPEGKEADTTKPGISAAPSPDAGCFGKSLASDELQPMIASNLA
- the LOC118030620 gene encoding uncharacterized protein, with the translated sequence MAEIAFLGGGVVAASQSSLLLQPSKFGFHTLAPPSTSLLRLHQPTTSLFSSPNPKLHSSIFASKAVSSYSEATSSSSSTIINDNVDLSTEGIEIELDTGGGGSDGYKDIGGGGGGGGGDGGGGKNEGEGGSPDESGSEKKMALSMSQKLTLGYAALVGIGGAMGYMKSGSQKSLLAGGISASVLYYVYSQLPANPVYASSIGLGISAALMGVMGSRFLKSRKIFPAGVVSLVSFIMTGGYLHGILRSMH